The following DNA comes from Chloroflexota bacterium.
CCCCTGGCCCCCATCTCCCCGCACGCGGGGGAGAAGGGGGTGGCTGTGCGGGAGGACAAACATCCGCACTCTGAAGCGCGTCGCGGTCGCGGTTGCCGCGCCGGTTGCGGCGTGATATAATGCACCGCGCAACGGTGGATGCGGTCAACCCCTGGAGACGCGCAAGGTCTGGGATACGGTGTGGAGGCGGGTGAGCCTCATGCGCAAAGGCAGACGCGCAACCTTGGTGATATTGGCGCTCGTGGGCGTCATCGCGGCGATGGCGGTGGCGCGGCCGGCGCTGAGTCGGGGCTACAGCAATGCGGCCATGCTGGCCCTGTATCGCCATGCCCACCGGGCAGAGGGCGCCGCGTCCGACGGCGACCTGGCCCGCGCCGAGGCGCTCCTGGCGACGGCGCTGGCGCTGGATGCAGGGAACGCGGCGGCTCATCGCGGGCGCGGCTTCGTGCTCTGGCAGCGGGGCGCGCGCCAGGAGGCAGGCGCAGAGTGGCGTCGCGGCGGCATCCCCGGCGCCGATTTCACGCGCAGCGGGCGGCAGGCGCAGAAGGAGGGCGCCACGGCGCGGGCCATGGATTGGTACGACCGGGCCATCGCCACGGCGCCCGAGGCGGGCGAGGCCTACGTGCGCAAGGCTGTGCTGCACGAGGCCGCCGAGGACTGGCAGGCGGCTCTGGCCTTGTACGAGCAAGCCCTGGCCGTGGCCTCGTTCCCGGAGACGTGGATGGAGCGGCAGGCGCATCTGGGCCACGCCAATGCGCTGCGGAAGTTGGGTCGGCCTGACGACGCCCTCGCGGACTACGAGTGGTTGGTGGTCAATGCGCCCTACTACTGGGGCTACGTTCGGTTGGGCGAACTGGTCTGGAAGCAGGGCGATGCGGCCCGCGCCGAGCAACTGTTCCTACAGGCCATCGCCGTGGATCCCAGCATGAAGTGGGCGTACAGGGGGCTGGCGTCTCTCTACGAGGACACGGGACGGCTGGCGGACGCCGAGGCCATGTTCCGCAAGGTGCTGGAACTGGATCCCGACGACGACGCGGCGCGCCGCGGCCTGGAACGCCTGGCCCGCCAACCATGACAACTTGCCGTATAGGTTGACATAATGGCTGACCCCTCGCATGTGGAAGAAGGCGGTTCCCTCTCGTTTCTTGGCCGCTCGGCGGTGTTGAACCTGCTGTTCGGCACCGAGGCCGTGGCAAGTTTTCTGCTGGACGTGGTCATCGCGGCAGCCTTTGGGTTGGGCGCGCAATCCGACGCGCTGTATGCCGCTTATGCGCTGCCGCAGAAGGTGGGCCGCGGGATGTTCCAAAGCCTTACCAATTCGTTCATGGGGCTGTTCGCGGGCGAGGCGGACCGCCGCACGGCCTACCGCGAGGCCATCTCCGTCATCGCGGCGCTGGCGTTGCCGATCTCGGTGATCCTGTCGCTCACCAGCGCCTGGTGGCTGCCCGTTACCATCCCCGGCGCTTCGGCCGAGACGCGCCTGGCCGCCGTGCCGCTGGCGGCCATCCTGGCGTGGCTGTTGGCGTTTCTGGCGCTGGCCGAGACGTTCCGCGCCATCTACTACCACGAGGGCATTATGTGGCTCCCGACGGTGGCTCGAATCGCGGGCATCGCCTTGTCGGTCGGCTTCGTCCTGGGCGCGCCGGCGAGCCAAAGGTTGGCGCTGGCGGCGTGGGGATTGACGCTGGGCGCGGCGCTGGAGGCGGCGCTGGGCTTGGCGCTGATGCCCGCCGTGCTGAAGGTGCGGTGCGCCCCCGCATGGCCCACATCGGCCCGGCTGCGGGCCATGCTTGCGATGGTGGGCGTGCCGTTGGCCGGCCAGGGGGTCTATGTGGCCGCCACGCTGGGCGAGCAGATGCTGGCATCGCTCCTGCCGCCGGGTAGCATCACCGCCGCCAACTACGCACGGCGGATCATCAACACGCTGGAGCGGTTCGTGTTCCGCGGCTTTCTCATCACGACCATACGCCGCAGTGCAGGGCAAATCAGAACCGACTTCCGTTCCGAGTTTCGGCAGGTGATGTTGGTGGCCATACCGGTGGCGGTGATCATGCTGGCGCTGCCCGTGCCGCTGACGGCGGTGATCTTCGGGCGCGGGCAGTTCGGGGCGGGCGACGTGCAGACGCTGGCCCTGGCGCTGCAGATGTTCGCGCCGGCCGTGCTGGGCGAGGCGGCGACGCGCATCCCCAGCGGGCTGGCCTACGCGGCCAGGCGCTTGCGGGTTCTGTTCACGTCCGCCGTTCTATCGTCGGCCACGCTTCTGGCGTGCGAGGCAGTGCTCATTTGGGCGGGCCTGGGCCTGCGCGCGCTGGGGTTGGCGACGGCGCTGGCCAGTGCGGTTTCGTTCACCTGGCTCTACTTTGCGATGCTGCGCCCTGCCCGCGTGCAGATTGTGGACGGGCGCGGCGCGTGGCGGCTGGCGCTGGTGGCGGCAAGCGCGTGGCTGGGGGCGGTGGCCTTGCAGGCGCTGGTTCGCGCGGCCCTGGGTGGTCGCGTGCTCAATCTCGCCCTGCTCGCGGGCGGAATGTTAGGCTGCGGGGTGTTCCTGGCGGCGACGGCCTACGCGGTGGGGCTACGCGAGGTGCGCAAGGTCGTCGGGGCGCTCCGAGGGGTTCGTTAGATGAAGGTGGCGATTGTCTCGTACATCTATGACCTGCAGGCCGGGGGCGGGGCCGTGCGCTCGGCTCGGATGCTGGCGCAGGGCCTTGCGGACAGGGGCGACTCCGTGGCGGTGATTACAACAACGCGCGAGCGACGCCTGCGCGTGGAGCGAGAGGGGGATGTAACCGTCTATTCGTTCCTGCCCCGGAACCTGTACTGGGTGGGCGATAAGGACGAGCAGCCCATGTGGAAACGCGTCCCGTGGCAACTGCTGGACATGTGGAATCTCCATGCCTATCGGGTTGTGCGGGGCATCCTGCGTCGGGAGCGGCCCGACATCGTGCATGTCAACAAACTGCGCGGCCTGTCGCCGTCGGTGTGGGCGGCGGCGGGCGCCGAGGGTATCCCCATCGTCCACACGTGTCGCGACTACGAGTTGTTCAGCCCGGAGGGTACTCTTGAGAGCCGCGTGGGCGCGTGGGCCGAGAGGGGGACCTGGTTCATGCGCCCGTACTCGTCGCTGCGGGCGGGGCTGTCGCGGGCGGTGGCGGCGGCGGTGGCTCCCAGCCGCTACACGTTGGACGCGCACCTGCAACGGGGATTCTTCCCGCGCGCCACCTCGCGGGTGATCCCCAACTCGCATGGGCTGACGTTGCAGGCCTTGGAGCGCGTGCGCGCCACGTCGCGTGTGGCGGAAGGTCCGGACGTGCGGCTGCTGTACCTGGGGCGGCTGGAGCAGGCGAAGGGGGTGGACCTGCTGTGCGAGGCGGTCGCGGCGTGCGCGGACCGCTGCCCGAACCTGCGGCTGGACGTGGCAGGGTGGGGCACGCTGGAGGGGGCGCTGCGCCGGCGCTACGGCGGCCACCCGCGGATAGCCTTCCACGGCGCGGTGTTCGGCGAGGCGAAGGCGCGCCTGCTCGCCGAATGCGATGCGATGGTGGTCCCCTCGGTGTACCCCGAGATCTTCGGGAATGTGGTGGTGGAGGCCTATGCGTTTGGCAAGCCGGTGATCGCGGCGGCCTCGGGGGGGCTTCCGGAACTCGTGGCGCCAGGCGAGACGGGGTGGCTGGTGCCGCCGGGGGATGCCCGCGCGCTGGCCGAGGTGATCGGGCGCATCGCAGGCGAACCGTCCCTTGCGCGGCGCATGGCGCTCGCGTGTTTTGAGGCGGCGCGGCGATACGCGCTGGAGCGCGTGGTGGAGGAGTATCGCTCGCTGTATCAGGCCGTGCTTGAGGGGAAGGTTGGCGAGAATGCCCATTAGGTTCCGTGGACTGGCGAAGGGGGACGCAGGAGCCGGCGAGGATCGCCCGTGGCCTGTACCGTTCGTGTCCACGCCGTTCTCCGTTGACCTGATGCTGTTCCTGGCGTTGTGGCCGCTGTGGTGGATTTTGGGCGTGGAGCAAATCCTGCCGCCCTTGTTCTTGACGTGGGAGACGGCGCGGTACCTGTGGCAGGCGCGGGGCCGGTTCACCGTGAGCGCGCCCGTGGTGTGGGCGGGGTTGCTGGCGGCTTGGTGGCTGGTGCCCGCGTTGTGGGTGGATCGG
Coding sequences within:
- a CDS encoding tetratricopeptide repeat protein, which encodes MRKGRRATLVILALVGVIAAMAVARPALSRGYSNAAMLALYRHAHRAEGAASDGDLARAEALLATALALDAGNAAAHRGRGFVLWQRGARQEAGAEWRRGGIPGADFTRSGRQAQKEGATARAMDWYDRAIATAPEAGEAYVRKAVLHEAAEDWQAALALYEQALAVASFPETWMERQAHLGHANALRKLGRPDDALADYEWLVVNAPYYWGYVRLGELVWKQGDAARAEQLFLQAIAVDPSMKWAYRGLASLYEDTGRLADAEAMFRKVLELDPDDDAARRGLERLARQP
- a CDS encoding glycosyltransferase family 4 protein, which encodes MKVAIVSYIYDLQAGGGAVRSARMLAQGLADRGDSVAVITTTRERRLRVEREGDVTVYSFLPRNLYWVGDKDEQPMWKRVPWQLLDMWNLHAYRVVRGILRRERPDIVHVNKLRGLSPSVWAAAGAEGIPIVHTCRDYELFSPEGTLESRVGAWAERGTWFMRPYSSLRAGLSRAVAAAVAPSRYTLDAHLQRGFFPRATSRVIPNSHGLTLQALERVRATSRVAEGPDVRLLYLGRLEQAKGVDLLCEAVAACADRCPNLRLDVAGWGTLEGALRRRYGGHPRIAFHGAVFGEAKARLLAECDAMVVPSVYPEIFGNVVVEAYAFGKPVIAAASGGLPELVAPGETGWLVPPGDARALAEVIGRIAGEPSLARRMALACFEAARRYALERVVEEYRSLYQAVLEGKVGENAH